Proteins from a genomic interval of Syntrophorhabdus sp.:
- a CDS encoding helix-turn-helix transcriptional regulator, whose product MKKASAQFPPLSVREREMLRCLMSGKSTKDIAAILEVSERTIKFHIDNIMKKLDAENRTHAVAIVLGEKLMKID is encoded by the coding sequence ATGAAGAAAGCATCTGCGCAATTCCCTCCGCTCTCTGTACGGGAGCGAGAGATGCTTCGTTGCTTGATGAGTGGAAAGAGCACAAAGGATATTGCTGCAATCCTCGAGGTCAGCGAGAGAACAATAAAGTTTCACATAGACAACATTATGAAAAAACTCGATGCCGAAAACAGAACCCACGCCGTGGCCATTGTTCTTGGAGAAAAACTCATGAAGATCGATTAG
- a CDS encoding ADP-ribosylglycohydrolase family protein, with protein sequence MVGAIAGDIVGSVYEAHPIKTKDFPLFHPRCRFTDDSVLTIAVAEAIMTYGDYRRSVWELGRRYPHAGYGGDFRRWLSSSSPEPYNSWGNGSAMRVSPVGWAFDSVDEVLTEAARTAEISHNHPEGIKGAEAAALAVFLARTTGDKELIKKEITERFGYDLNRTVDGIRPSYSFDVSCQGTVPEAIISFVSADNYEDAIRNAISLGGDSDTLACITGAIAEAYYGPVGQEVFDKVKAVLPGELWGVVERFCGEYGPTYL encoded by the coding sequence ATGGTTGGTGCTATTGCGGGTGATATTGTTGGGTCGGTGTATGAGGCGCATCCTATCAAGACGAAGGATTTTCCGCTTTTCCATCCCCGGTGCCGTTTCACCGATGACTCCGTTCTTACCATCGCGGTAGCTGAGGCCATCATGACGTACGGGGACTACCGCCGCTCAGTGTGGGAGCTGGGCCGCCGGTATCCGCACGCGGGGTACGGCGGCGACTTCAGGCGCTGGCTCAGCTCCAGTTCCCCCGAACCATACAACAGCTGGGGCAACGGCTCCGCCATGCGGGTAAGTCCCGTGGGGTGGGCATTCGATAGCGTCGACGAGGTCCTCACCGAAGCCGCCCGCACGGCGGAAATATCCCACAACCACCCCGAAGGCATCAAAGGCGCAGAGGCCGCGGCGCTGGCCGTGTTCCTGGCCAGAACAACGGGGGACAAAGAGCTCATCAAGAAGGAAATAACCGAACGATTCGGCTACGATCTCAACCGCACGGTGGATGGCATCCGCCCGTCGTACAGCTTCGACGTATCGTGCCAAGGGACAGTACCGGAAGCCATCATCTCCTTCGTGAGCGCCGACAACTACGAAGACGCCATCCGCAACGCCATTTCTCTTGGGGGTGATAGCGACACGCTCGCCTGCATCACGGGCGCCATCGCCGAAGCGTATTACGGTCCGGTTGGGCAGGAGGTCTTTGACAAGGTGAAGGCGGTTTTGCCGGGGGAGCTGTGGGGGGTTGTGGAACGGTTTTGCGGGGAATACGGGCCGACGTATTTGTAG